The Hymenobacter sp. DG01 sequence GAAAATGGCGAAGGAGTAGAAAAAGAACGTAATAAACTTACCTGGCTCAATCACCTCCTGCACCACCAGAAACACCAGCATGAGCAGAATCACGTTGCGCATCAGGTTCACGAAGGTGCCCTGCACGAATGATAAGGAGCGTAGGTAGCGTACCTTTTTCAGCTCCAGCTTCAGGATTTTTTCGGTGGTAGCGTTCAGGCGCTGGGTTTCCTGCTGGGCCAGTCCCAGGCTCTTGATCAGCTCGATATTGCGCAGGCTTTCGGTGGTGGAGCCGGCCAGGGCCGTGGTTTCGGCCACAATGGTTTTCTGGATGGCCTTGATGCGCTTGCTCAGAAACAGGCTCAGCGTGGCCAGCAGCGGAATTGTCAGGAAATACACTACCGCAATTGGCCAGTACACGCTGACGGCGTACCAGGTCACGAACAGAATGGCTACCAGGGAAATAAAGAGCACGTTCACGAAGCTCTGAATAAGCTTCTCCACATCGGTGCGCACTTTCTGGAGCTTGCCCAGGGTTTCGCCGGAGCGCTGGTCCTCAAACACCTGGTAGGGCAGCTCCAGGGAATGCCGCAGTCCATCGGAATACAGCTGGGCTCCCAGCCGCTGGGTGATGACGTTGGTGTAGTAGTCCTGAAAGTTTTTGGCGATGCGCGACACCATAGCCACGCCCAGGGCCTTCAGCACAAGCAGGCCCGCCCCACCCGTGACGAATGCCCAGAAGGCCGGATGCTGCCCTGTTTTCAGCTTCGGCGATACGTAGCGGTCGATAATCTGCCCCAGAATATAGGGGTCGAGCAGGGAGAATACCTGGTTAATGGCCGCCAGTAGCAACGCCAGAGCCAGCAGGCCCCAGTAGTTGCGCAGGTAGCTGTAAAGAAGTTTCATGAGAGAAAAACAGAGGGGAGACAGGTAAGAAGCACAAACATACCCGGAAGGTTTTTATCAGGGTAGGAGGGTAGGAGGGTAGGAGGGTATGGGGTGAGCATGTGGCGTGTCAAGCCAGTGCCAAACCCATTCGCCTGCCCAGTTCCCTACCCCCGGAAATATAACGAACCCTTGACGCCAGCACGGATGTCAAGGGTTCATTACATTTCCGGGGGTAGCACGTTCGTCAGAAAGGATGGATTCGTCGTGCCTCCTCGCCATGACAACTTACCCTCTCACCCTCCTACGCTCATGCCCAGAGGAACTATGCCGTAGCCTCGCCAGCGGTGCTGGCTACCAGGCGGGTGCTGCCGGGCACCATTAGGGGCGGGGTGGCGGTGGGGCGATAATGCTGAGCTAACAGGTGGGTAGTGGTAGGTGGTTCGGGGCCTTGGTGCAGGGCCCAGATCTGGGTTTTCAGCTCCGCTTCGTCGCGGCTCACGCCCCGGTCGTGCTGCTGGGCATGCTCCTCCCACGATTCGGTCATGAAATACTCCACCATACGGGTTGGGTCGGCCAGATCAGCGTAGAGGCCCCAGCCAATGGCGCCTTCCCGGCGGCGGATGCGGGCCAGCTGCTCCATTAAGTAGGTGAAGGCCGGGCGGTCGGAGGGCAGGACGCGGTACGTGGTGGTGATGATAACGGGGCCATCTTCCGGGTCGGGCTCTTCGGCCAGAATGGGCTCGGGGCGGGACCGGGCGGGCGTATGGTCGAGGCTTTCGGGGGAGTTACGCAGCGAGAACCGCAGGGCCAGCAGCGTGGTCAGGCCCAACCAGCCGGCGGCTCCGGTCAGGGCCAGGGGTAGGCTCGCGCGCTCGGCCACGGTTCCCCACACCACGCTGCCCAGGGCCATGCCGCCCTGAATGGTGAGCAGGTACAGACTGATGGTACGGGCCTGCACCCAACGGGGCACCACCGTCTGCACACCCACGCTAAACGAGTTCAGCACCAGCATCCAGGCCATGCCCACCAACGTCAGCAGGCCATATAGCAGCCAGTGGTTATCGGCGTAGCCCAGCCCCAGCAGGCTCACGGCAAAGGCCCCGGTTGCCAGCGTCACACGCCAGTCGATGCTGAGGCGGCGGTTGAGACGGGGCAGGATGAAGGCGGCAATAACGGCCCCCAGCCCCATGCAGGAAAGCAGCAGGGAGTAGAAGGAGGTGGGCTCGTGGAGGCGGCGCGCTACCACGGCCGGCATCAGGGCAAACAGGGCGCTGGCCCCAAACGTGAAGCTTACCCCCCGCACCAGAATGTGCTGCACCGCCGGCGCAAAACGGGCGTAGCGGATGCCACCCCGAATGGCCGCTACCAGTCGTTCCGTGGCCAGGGTAGAGGTAGCCTGGGGCTCGCGCTTCCAGCTGTACACCATGTAGATAGTAGCTAAAAACGACAACCCGTTCAGCAGAAAAGCCGCGCCGGCCGAGAAGTAGCCGATAACCAACCCGCCCAGGGCCGGACCAAAAGCGCGGGCCAGGTTGAAGCTCACGCTGTTGAGGGCAATGGCCTGGGGTAGCTCCTGGCGGGGCACCAATTCGGGCGTCACGGTTTGCCACACGGGGTTGTTCAGGGCCCCGCCCAGGCCCAGCAGAAACGTGAGGGTCAGCAGCAGCCAGGGGTTGTTGAGGCCGAGCAGCGTGACAGCGGCCAGCAGCAGGGCCACCACGGCCATCCAGGTTTGAGTGGCCAGCAGCATTTTGCGGCGGTCCACCAGGTCGGCCAGGGCGCCAGCGGGCAGACTCAGCAGAAACACGGGCAGCGCCGAGGCCGTCTGGAGCAGGGCCACCAGCACCGGTGAGGTCGTCAGCTCCGTCATCAGCCCTACGGCGCCCACGTTCTGCATCCACGTCCCGATGTTCGACACGAAAGACGCAATCCACAGCATCCGGAAAAACGGAATCTTCAGGGGCGTAAACGGCGAGGCGGACGGAGCAGGCGGGGTAGGGGCAGTAACGGGAGCAGACATGTAGCTCCCTTACGTAGAAGTGGTGATGAGGTAAATGGTGATGGGGTGACAGGTGATGGGGGGACAGGTAAATGGTGAAGAGGTGATAGGGTGTACTGGCGGTAGGCGTCTGCCGTCCACTCATCATTCACCTCATCACTATCTACCTCGTCACCCCATCACCTCTTCACCTGTCACCTGTCACCTCATCACCACTTACAACCTGAGGCCGATGCCGGGGCCGAGCAGGATGAAAGGTTTGCCTTTACCAAGCAGGTAGCCGCCCCCCAGATAAAGTGGGAACGTGAGCTTGGCGTCGCTGCGGGTGGGGTAAATAGAGCCCAGAATAACCACACCCAGGTCGCGGTTGGCGTCTTTGTTGCTGGTGCTGGTCAGGTTGAAGGCGTTGAGCGCCACAAATCCGGCTCCCACTTTATACGGGCGCAGGCGGTTGATTTTCTCGGGGTGGTAAAAGCTCAGCTGCCCCAGCATGGCCAGGGAAATACCACCAAACGAGGTGTAGCTCGACTCGCCCGAGTACTTGGTTAGCAGGCCGCCCGGAAAGCTCACGTCAATATCAAACTTGACGCGGCGCTGCAGCACCAACTCCAGCTTCTGCGAGAAGCCCGGCTCCTGGTACTGGCTCTGGGTATGCTTCACCGTGATGATGATAGTACTCCAGTCGTCGAGGGCGTAGGTTTTGCGGTAGCTGAGTAGGTTGTTGAGGCTGATATTACCCACCTGGCACTGCTTATCCTGGTAGAAAGCTGCCCGCACCGAGCTGCCATCGGGGCACACCACAATGTTATCAATGGTGCGCATCTCAATCAGCTCGCCCTTGGCGTTCTGGGTCCGGATGTCGAAAGTCAGATACTGCTTGCCGTAGAGCTGCTGCTCCGAGTCGATGGCGCCGGTATTGAAGCTGAACACCACGTCGCTGATGGTGCGGTTGTAAAGCACCGGCCCGTTCAGGCGCGTCAGCGGCCGGGGCGATTCGCCAAACGTCACGCCCACGAAATCGAGCGGATGGGGCCGCTGGAACTCCCGTACCGAGAGCCCAAAGCCAGTGGGCTGGCCCGCGTTGAAAATAGTAATGCGCTTTTTATCAATGGTAACCGGCACCTGCACCCGGTACACCACCGCCGCGTCGGAGCGAATACTGGAGTCGGAGGGAATCACCTGCACATCCTCAAAGTGAAACCGAGCCCGGGTCAGCGACTCGCCTTCCAGGCGCACGTCCACGGTTTCGCCGGGGTTCACGGTGGTGTTGGTAGTCCAGTCGCCGCCGCGGTGGCGCACGCTCACGGCGCTGATGGCGGTTTTGGGTGAGATGTTGAAGTTGGTAACGTACTTAGCCTGGTCGTTTTCCTTGATGTAGAGGTAGCTCTCGATCTGGCGGTGGGTGTTGTACACGCGCAGCCAGCACAGCACCCGGTCGTTGGTGAGGTACTGGCGGGTAAACAACTCGGCAATCAGGGCGCCTCCGGCTTCCTCCTGGTCCTCAATGCGGTAGGTGCGCTTCAGATCAAAGGTGCGGCCATTGTCCAGAATAAGCTCTACGCCCCGGCGGCGCGAGGACTCGTCCAGGGTAATTTCCTTTTTATCAACGCTCAGGAAGCGCAGGCGCGAGGCCTTCACGGTGAACTCCTGGCGGATGGGGGGTAGGGCGTAGGTAACGCGGCGGTTGTTATCGGTCAGGAAAGGGCGCTCGGTTTGGGGGCGCAGGGTAAGCTGGCGCGTACCCAGGGCGTTGGGCAGCACATGCAGGCGCAGCACGCCTTTCTCCTGCTCAATGCGGTAATCAATGTCCTGCCCGCGTGTCCATTCCGGCGTCACGCGGATGTTTTTGGGGTTGTTGCTGCTCAGGTCGAACACCTTTTCCTCGCCCACGAACAGCTCCGTGTCCGAAGGCCGGAACTCCAGCGCCGTGCGCGTAACGGGCAGCAGCTTCACGGTTTGGGCCAGGGGCGGGCGCCCCACCGAGTCGGATGGCTGGCGGAAGGTAAGGCTCAGAAACTTGTTGCCGCCCAGGTCCTTAAACCGCAGCTTGGCGCGGTAATACTGGCCCCCGTCCACGGCTGTGAGCGAGTCAACCAGGGTGAAGTCGGCGGAGCGCTGCAGGCGCAGGGCACTGGCGCGCGTCGGCACCTCAGGATACACCAGCAGCTCGGCGGCTTCGTCATCCTGGCGGTAGTAGAAGTACACGTGCGGCTCGCCCTGCACGGTTACTGTGTTGCGGCTCAGGCTATAACGGGTGGTATCGGTGCGCAGGCTCAGGTCGCGCACCAGGGAAAGTTGCTGGGCCTGGGCAGTCAGGCCACAAAGGAGCAGCAGCAGAGCGGCCAGGCCCCACACGCCCGGCAGCCTGCGGAACCCGGAGAAGTTCAACACGGCAATCAAAAGAAAAGCAGCTCCCGACCCACCGAAAGCTGCGCAAAGGTAGGACGCGGCATAGGCCGGTTGCACTTCGGCGGCCCTTTTTTTCCGCAAACAGAAAGCAGAAGCGCCCCACGCTACCCCTCACGGCAGCGCGGGGCGGCCCGCAAGCCGCTACTTCGGGTAGGCCCAGAATCCGCCCGCAGAAACCAGACCCTACCTCTTACCCGTGTTTTGCGCGTGCCAGTCCTGCATCTGTTTGATTTCCTTTTGCTGGGCCTCCAGCATCTGGCGGGCCATTTCCTTGAGCCGGGCATCCTGGCCGTGGGCAAGCTCGGCCCGGGCCATGTCCACGGCGCTCTGGTGGTGCACCGTCATGAGCAGATTGAAATTCAGATCGGGGTTGGTGCCCGCCTGGGGCATGTTCTGCATCATGTCCGTCATGGAGGCGTTCATTTTGCGGGCGAAGGGGTCAGCGGGGTCTTCGGGCTTGTAGTTGGCCGGAGCACTGGCCAGGCGGTTGACACTGGCTTCCAATTCCTTGATTTCCCTTTGCTGGTCGGCCCTGATTTTCTCCGCCATCCGGCGCATTGTAGCGTCCTGTCCGTCGCGCAGCTCCAGGTCGGCCATCACCACGGCGCCCTTGTGGTGCTCCAGCATATGACGGGCGAAATCGTAATCGGTGTTGCCCCGGGGCTTGGTAGCGTGCATCTGCTGCATCATCTCATTCATGGCCGTCAGTTGGGGCGAGGCGCCGGCCGGGGCGGCCGCCGAGTGTCCCATAGCCGCGTGGTCCATGCCAGCCATGCCGTCGGCGGCCGGGGCGTTTGCGGTGGCAGTAGCTTCCGAGTCGGGAGTGTTGTGGGCGTTGTTGCAGCTGCTGAGCAGCAGGGCTGCTGAAAAGAAAGCGGCAAGGCCAAAAGCTGGAGTTTTCATGGTGGCAAGGGGTAGGGTGGGAAAGCTGGGTAGGAGGCGTGAAAATCATGCAAGATTCCGGAAGAATTCCGTACGAACTCCGGCGCATTCCGGCTGTTCCTTTGTAGCAGATAAGAAGGCGGCCTTCCCGCGCCGCTTTGTTGCGTACCGCTATGGAACCTACCACCCGAACCGAAACCCTCGATATTGAGGGCATGACCTGCGCCTCGTGCGCTTCCTTCGTCGAAAAGTCGCTGAGCCGCACCCCGGGCGTGCAGCGGGCCGTGGTCAACTTCGCCACCGAGAAAGCTACCATTGACTACCTGCCTGCCCAGACCAGCCCCGCTACCCTGCGGGAGGCCGTGCTACAGGCCGGCTACGGCGTCAGTGAGCGGGCTCCCGATACCAGCGCCGCCGACCGGCAGGCAGAAGTTGACCGGCAGAAAGCGCAGGCCTACCAGCAGCTCCGGCGCCGGTTCGGGGTAGCCGCGGGCCTGGCCCTGGTCATCATGCCCCTGAGTATGCTCATGCTCTGGCCCGCCCTGCTCCAGCACATCAATATGCAGTGGCTGAACTACCTGCTGCTGCTGCTAACACTACCCGTGCTGCTGTACAGCGGCCGCGAGTTCTACGTGGCGGCCTGGAACGGCCTGCGGCACCGTACCGCCAACATGGATACGCTGATTGCCGTGGGCACCGGCGCGGCCTTCCTCTACAGTCTGGCCGCTACCCTCGCGCCCGGCTTGTTTCTGCGCCGCGGCCTGATGCCCGAGGTGTATTACGACACCACGGCCACCATCATTGCCCTGATTCTGCTGGGCAAAGTGCTGGAGCTGCGCGCCAAAACCCAAACCTCCGCCGCCATCAGGGCCCTGCTGGGGCTGCAGGCCAAAACGGCCCGGGTGGTGCGCCCCGGCGGGCTGGAAGTGGACGTGCCCCTGGAGCAGGTGCAGCCCGGCGACCTGGTGGCCGTGCGCCCCGGCGAGAAGGTAGCCACCGATGGGGTAGTGGAAGAGGGACATTCCGCCGTGGACGAGGCCATGCTGACGGGCGAGAGCCTGCCGGTGGCGAAAAAGGCCGGCGACCTGGTGTTCGGGGCTACCCTCAACAAAACCGGGGCCTTCCGCTTCCGGGTGACCAAAGTAGGCGCCGATACCCTGCTCTCTCAAATTGTAAAGCTGGTAGAAGATGCTCAGGGCAGCCGCGCCCCCATTCAGCGCCTGGCCGATAAAGTCAGCGCCGTCTTCTTGCCCACGGTCATTGGTATTGCCCTGCTCACCTTTGTGCTTTGGTTTAGCCTGGCCCCGGTGGAAAGCCGCCTGCCCCTGGCTCTGGTCAATTTTGTGGCCGTGCTTATTATAGCTTGCCCCTGCGCCCTGGGGCTGGCTACCCCCACTGCCATTATGGTGGGTACGGGCAAAGGGGCCGAGTACGGCGTGCTGATCCGCAGCGCCGAAGCCCTAGAGAAAGCCTACCAGGTAACCACCGTGCTCCTCGATAAAACCGGCACCATTACCTGCGGGGAGCCCACCGTCACGGACCTGGTGGCCGCGCCGGGCTGGGCGCCAGCTCGTCTGCTACCTCTGGTAGCGGCCGTAGAGCGCCTTTCTGAGCACCCACTGGCCGAGGCAGTGGTGCGCTACGCCGCAAGCCAGGGAGCCGCGCCCCTGTCTGCCACCGACTTCCGGGCCGTGGAAGGCAAGGGGGCTGCTGCTACGGTGCAGGGCCAGGCGGTGCTGATCGGCAACGGGCGGCTCCTGGCGGAAGCCGGCATTAGCCTGCCGCCAGATCTGCAGCAGCAGGCCGATGCCCTGCTGCTGCAGGCCAAAACGGTACTTTACGTGGCGGTAGCCGGGCAGGCCGCCGGGCTGCTCGGGGTAGCTGACACCGTGCGCCCTACCTCGGCGGCAGCCATCAAGCGCCTGCAAAACTTGGGAATTGAAGTGGTCATGATGACCGGCGACAACCCCCAGACGGCCGCCGAGGTAGCCCGGCAGATGGGCATCAAGCGGTACTTCGCCGAAGTGCTACCCCAGGATAAAGCCGCCAAGGTAAAGGAGCTGCAGCAGGAGGGGCGCACCGTAGCTATGGTGGGGGACGGCGTTAACGATGCCCCGGCCCTGGCCCAGGCCGACATTGGGCTGGCTATGGGCCAAGGTACTGATGTGGCCCTGGAAGCCGCCGGCATCACCCTCATGCGCTCTGATCTGCAGGGCGTGGTAACGGCCATTGAACTCTCACGCCAGACCATGCGCACCATCCGGCAGAACCTGTTTTTTGCCTTTATTTATAACACGCTGGGCATTCCGGTAGCCGCTGGGCTGCTTTACCCCGTCTTTGGGCTGTTGCTCTCGCCCATGCTGGCAGCCGGCGCCATGGCCCTGAGCTCCGTATCGGTACTGACTAACTCGCTACGGTTGCGTCGCTTTTCGCCCACGGCTCCTTGAGTTTCACCGAGGCCCAATCAGCCTGCCCGGTACGAAGCCAGAAGCTGCTTTCGTACCGGGCAGGCTGATTGGGCGCCCGATCAAGCTGGATGAAAAAGAAAACGCTCTGTAAACAAGATGTTTACAGAGCGTTTCTATGTGTACACAAGACAACTACCTTGTTTCTGACCAAGGAGGCGTTTTTTCCGTGCAAGCTGACCAGTGTTGCCGCTACCATTCGGATAAAAAAGGCGTGCACATGGTTCGGCTGACTTCGCACGGTGTAACGTCATGGATAATAGTGCCAATACTCGTTGCTATGAGCTTCATTCCCAATGATGATGTGCGCAACACGCACGTTATTCACATCAATGGGGACCGGACTGACAACAGAGCTGAAAACCTGCGGTACGGGCATCAATGGGAGTTGACGGCCGAAATTCTGAAACTTGGTATCCAACGGAAAAACCAGCTCCACAACAACCCAAGAAACTTGAGTAGGGAGGATGTCCAACTTCTTCATTCCGCTTACGCGACTGGAGCAACGGCACCTGAACTGGCAGAATATTATGGCATCAGTAACCATGCAGTTAATAGTAACCTGCGCTACAACACGCACACTTTGGATGTGGCGCTTGAAATCGATGAACAGGCCATATCACCAACCGCGCCACCCGCGCCCACGGCCAGCGAAGAAACTGCTCTGCCGCAGACTGATTCAAAACTGACACCTCCCCTCACGCCGCCGGTACCTCCAACTGCAGCAGATGGTGACTGGCTGCCTCATGGCAAAAGAGGAAAAGCCCTACCCGTAAACGGGTAGGGCTTTTCCTCTTTTGCCATGAGGCAGCGTAGATTTGCTTACTCAGCTAACCAAGTTTGATTTAATGCAACAGTTGTCAATTCCTTCGTTGAGTGGTACCGCGTACTTGAATAGTTACCAACCGCTTTGTTATAATACACCCGGACGAAATGCCCTCCAACGCCACAGAGACTTACAGCCCTACGAGGATGCCTCTTGCCGGAGGGAACCAGATTTTCTTCACCCTCTTGCGCCAATATCAAGCGTATGTCGGGGGCAAAGGTTTGTACCGCGTCTACAAGAAGGTGATGTGGTCGCGTACATGACGAAACGTATGGATGGCGGGCATTACCTCACGGCAGTATTACAAGTTATAAAAAACCTACGCGATAAGAACAGCCATCAACTTGTGGCGGACCACTGCGAGAGCCTAGGCCATGCTCTTCCCAGCAACTGCATGGTCCGTAATAATACACCGCTCACCCTGGACAAGACTGGCGGCTTCCGTAGCAAAGGGCGCGAAACGGTGGCTGCTGTAGCACGCGGTAATGAAGACGAGATGTCTACCATCATCCGTGCCTGGGATGGTATGTATCGGAAGCGTATTATAGTTACGCCCAATGTGGCGCTAACTAAACCTCATTACGTAGAGTTACGCACACCATCTTTCCTGACCGACCAGCACCTAGTAGATGCATTCGGAAAAGTACCATACACGTTGAATCCGCCGAAGACAACGCTGGAGCGTCTTAATATATTATTGTCATCAGTGGGTATTCAACCAGTCGAATAGTTTACTATTTGTGAAAGGATTATTCATGCACTTCGATAAGGTCTTGCTGGTGGCAACATCTTATCTGCTCTTAGTGTCTTGCCTATATTACTATGGATATTGGGGCAATTGAATATAGATGCATTTAACTATTTTCAATTTCAGGATTTAGCCAAAGGAATTGCTTTCCCGTTTAGAGCGCAATTTTTCAGTATTATAAAATTGACTTTTGGGTTGTTTGCCGTTTATATATTCAACTGGATATTTATTCAGCTACTGGATAAGTTGAAAGTCCAAAAATGGAAAGGACAGTATAGACTTATTTCCTTGGTACTTATATTGGGAACCCTGTATGGCACCCCTTACTGGTACTACAAACAGATCAGAGATGTTGATTATACAACCGCTGACCTGCCCGGTAAATTTGAATTCTGGACAATATGCGCGGGTATCGTACTGAGCTCGATGCTTGCTAACGTCCTAATACCAGACGATAAAAAAGAAAAGAAACCTTGGTTGAACACCAATATGTTAACTAGCCAGCTCCTGTTCGTTGTGATTGTAACAACAGTGGATGCTTACGCACTAGGTTATTTCAATGCCAAACGCGTGCTTGATAATGTTGCATTTGAATACGCTGATAGTAAAATAATAGCAGACTTGCCTACATCTCAACAAAGCGATACACTTAAGTATCTTGGAAAAGCTGGTGATACGTTTTTCTGGCTTACGCGTGATAATAAGCAGCGTATTATCGTAGACAAAAGCAAAGTGCCTGTCCTAATATTGCAGGGTTATCGTAAGCCAACGTTCAAAGATTAAATAAAAAGGCTGCCAACTGGCAGCCTTTTTATTTAATTAATACACTTAAGACGGTATCTGTATGTGGTCATGCTCATCGCCAATGCAGACATAACACCTGTCTTTCACTGCCATCTCATCAATATTTAAAAACAGCCCGTGTTCGTCTTTGCCGATAACCTTCCAATAAAGATCGGGGCTATCAAAGGCTTTTGTCCTGAGGTAAACTTCGTCACCTACGTTGATATCCTCTAGCTTGTACTTCGACATAATTGCTTAATGTAATGTATAGTTAACCAATAGACACTACCCAATTAGTAGTTGCCTGCAGCCGTTACAGCAAGGCTGAGGTAAGAAGAAAAGAGAGGAGGGTAAGGCAGCGCTATCTGTAGAAGTTTTGTACCTGATAAGATTGCGTCCCTACGGCGCAAATAAATCGGATTGCCAAGCATATAATTGTATTCAAAAACAACCTGCCATCACTGAGTCCCTCCATGAGAGCTAAATAGTCCGCAGCCATCCTGACTATCCTATGTTTCGCGTAACCGACGACGGCCGCATATTGGGCGCCCGTGGCTTCTGGCTCAAAGCCACAAAAACGTAGCCACACTTCCGTGTACTACTTTACCGCGTAGCATAAGTAGCCCTATATACAGATGCGCCGGCTAGTCACTCTCTACTACGTAACAGCCCAACAAGAAAACCCTCTCAATTGAGAGGGTTTTCTTGTTGGGCTGTTAATTCTGAATCATTAAAGGGGTTATGGCTTTTACTTTGCCTTTGTCGATGAACATAGCTGATGTTATGTTCATGTCGACGATTGGTATGCTCAAATTCTGAATCTTGATCTTCGACAATGTATTACCAGAGCTTACTGAGTAATAAACGTAAGTCATAAAATCAGTTGCATCGGCTAACGTTTCGAACTCCATTATCCTTCCTTCGTAAGTGATAAAGCCTTTTGAGTTGCCTTCACTTATGCCTAATCGATACGTGATAGGGCGAAATTCATTTTTCTCTACGAGCAGTACATCTTTACCATAAAACTCTATAGCAGCATTTTTCTCAAACTGCCTTTTGTTTTCGTCATCTATTTCCCCGCTGCTTTGATATAATTTATTAATGGCTTTAGTATCGATAGCCTTTTTCTTATATGCCGTTAGTGCTTGATCGTTATTTGCCAAGCGTGCACTATCTTTTTTGCTATTAGAGTTTTTCGCTAGATCTGCTTTAAAGCCTACTTCACCATATTGGAACTTGACTTTTTGGCGAGCCTCAGGAAGGTGCCGACTGCCTTTGGCTACTTCACGATAAATATACTTATAGCGAAATTTGCCTGTGACGTCTTTCTTAACATCTGGGTAGAGAAGAAACATGAAAGACGGCTCCAGCTTTCCTTCTAACAGTGGCTTGCTGTCCTTGTCAAACAGCTTATCAAACTTATCCACACGAAGTGGGGAGGCCCATGGTGCCTTCGTGCGATACTCTACAGACACGGCTGTATTGGCGCTCAAGTCAATACCCTGAGCACCTTCCTGACGTAGAAACAATGAGTCTTCATGTAGCCTGCCAGCCAGGGCCAACCGCTGGAAGATAAGGTTCTGGGCGGTTTCGTACCTGTCGCCAACGGTTGCGCTTACGCTAGGTCCCAGATTGAATGAGGAGGTAGCTGTATTCTCGCCTCCTGTGTTACCACCATGTTGCAGGCTATTGGAGCTAGTCGCCACACCCGTAGCTTCTGCGCCTGTAGAATTTGATGTCGTATTTCCACTAGTAACACCATTAAGGGAGTTACCATTGTTCGTTGTGCCAGTGACTGTGGTAGTGTTTTTGTCTGTTTGTGAATCAGAGAAAAGTGAATTGAATAGGTTACTGCTCGAGCGAGTGTCCTTTATCGTCAAGCCAGAGGCGGCCGTTGCG is a genomic window containing:
- a CDS encoding cation-translocating P-type ATPase is translated as MEPTTRTETLDIEGMTCASCASFVEKSLSRTPGVQRAVVNFATEKATIDYLPAQTSPATLREAVLQAGYGVSERAPDTSAADRQAEVDRQKAQAYQQLRRRFGVAAGLALVIMPLSMLMLWPALLQHINMQWLNYLLLLLTLPVLLYSGREFYVAAWNGLRHRTANMDTLIAVGTGAAFLYSLAATLAPGLFLRRGLMPEVYYDTTATIIALILLGKVLELRAKTQTSAAIRALLGLQAKTARVVRPGGLEVDVPLEQVQPGDLVAVRPGEKVATDGVVEEGHSAVDEAMLTGESLPVAKKAGDLVFGATLNKTGAFRFRVTKVGADTLLSQIVKLVEDAQGSRAPIQRLADKVSAVFLPTVIGIALLTFVLWFSLAPVESRLPLALVNFVAVLIIACPCALGLATPTAIMVGTGKGAEYGVLIRSAEALEKAYQVTTVLLDKTGTITCGEPTVTDLVAAPGWAPARLLPLVAAVERLSEHPLAEAVVRYAASQGAAPLSATDFRAVEGKGAAATVQGQAVLIGNGRLLAEAGISLPPDLQQQADALLLQAKTVLYVAVAGQAAGLLGVADTVRPTSAAAIKRLQNLGIEVVMMTGDNPQTAAEVARQMGIKRYFAEVLPQDKAAKVKELQQEGRTVAMVGDGVNDAPALAQADIGLAMGQGTDVALEAAGITLMRSDLQGVVTAIELSRQTMRTIRQNLFFAFIYNTLGIPVAAGLLYPVFGLLLSPMLAAGAMALSSVSVLTNSLRLRRFSPTAP
- a CDS encoding DUF305 domain-containing protein codes for the protein MKTPAFGLAAFFSAALLLSSCNNAHNTPDSEATATANAPAADGMAGMDHAAMGHSAAAPAGASPQLTAMNEMMQQMHATKPRGNTDYDFARHMLEHHKGAVVMADLELRDGQDATMRRMAEKIRADQQREIKELEASVNRLASAPANYKPEDPADPFARKMNASMTDMMQNMPQAGTNPDLNFNLLMTVHHQSAVDMARAELAHGQDARLKEMARQMLEAQQKEIKQMQDWHAQNTGKR
- a CDS encoding HNH endonuclease — encoded protein: MSFIPNDDVRNTHVIHINGDRTDNRAENLRYGHQWELTAEILKLGIQRKNQLHNNPRNLSREDVQLLHSAYATGATAPELAEYYGISNHAVNSNLRYNTHTLDVALEIDEQAISPTAPPAPTASEETALPQTDSKLTPPLTPPVPPTAADGDWLPHGKRGKALPVNG
- a CDS encoding MFS transporter, which produces MSAPVTAPTPPAPSASPFTPLKIPFFRMLWIASFVSNIGTWMQNVGAVGLMTELTTSPVLVALLQTASALPVFLLSLPAGALADLVDRRKMLLATQTWMAVVALLLAAVTLLGLNNPWLLLTLTFLLGLGGALNNPVWQTVTPELVPRQELPQAIALNSVSFNLARAFGPALGGLVIGYFSAGAAFLLNGLSFLATIYMVYSWKREPQATSTLATERLVAAIRGGIRYARFAPAVQHILVRGVSFTFGASALFALMPAVVARRLHEPTSFYSLLLSCMGLGAVIAAFILPRLNRRLSIDWRVTLATGAFAVSLLGLGYADNHWLLYGLLTLVGMAWMLVLNSFSVGVQTVVPRWVQARTISLYLLTIQGGMALGSVVWGTVAERASLPLALTGAAGWLGLTTLLALRFSLRNSPESLDHTPARSRPEPILAEEPDPEDGPVIITTTYRVLPSDRPAFTYLMEQLARIRRREGAIGWGLYADLADPTRMVEYFMTESWEEHAQQHDRGVSRDEAELKTQIWALHQGPEPPTTTHLLAQHYRPTATPPLMVPGSTRLVASTAGEATA